In Diceros bicornis minor isolate mBicDic1 chromosome 24, mDicBic1.mat.cur, whole genome shotgun sequence, the following are encoded in one genomic region:
- the LOC131421185 gene encoding serpin A9-like: MASSFYPLFLVVSLCAPIYCVAPSSPPSRGGSGPSSTKSSPAFQVSSSNTNFAFRLYRKLVLKTQSKNVFFSPVSVSASLAMLSLGARSATKTQILQSLGFNLTHTLESAIHQGFQSLVHSLSVPSEDLDLKMGSVLFIKKELGLQKNFLENIKRLYESEVFSTDFSDTSAAQKTINSYVEKETKGKVVDLIQGLEPLTVMVLVNHIFFKAKWEKPFNPAYTSKSFPFLVGKGTTVQVPMMHQVEQFAFGVDPELNCSVLQMDYSGDIVAFFVLPGRGKMRQLEQVLSARMLRKWSHSLQKRWIEVFIPKFSISASYDLETILPNMGIRDAFDNNADFSGITRRHSLQLSKATHKAVLDISEEGTEAAAATASKFIVRSKDGPSQSIICFNRPFLMQIIRRSTETTLFLGKVENPTEF, from the exons ATGGCATCCTCCTTTTATCCACTTTTCTTAGTTGTTAGCCTCTGTGCGCCAATCTATTGTGTGGCCCCATCCAGTCCCCCCAGCAGAGGAGGCTCCGGCCCTTCCTCCACAAAGAGCAGCCCCGCCTTTCAGGTGTCTTCCAGCAACACCAACTTTGCCTTCCGCCTGTACCGGAAGCTGGTTTTGAAGACCCAGAGTAAGAACGTCTTCTTCTCCCCTGTGAGTGTCTCCGCTTCCCTGGCTATGCTCTCCCTCGGGGCCCGCTCAGCCACCAAGACCCAGATCCTCCAGAGCCTGGGGTTCAACCTCACACACACGCTGGAGTCCGCCATCCACCAGGGCTTCCAGAGCCTGGTCCACTCACTCAGTGTCCCCAGCGAAGACCTGGACTTGAAGATGGGGAGTGTCCTCTTCATCAAAAAGGAGCTGGGGCTACagaaaaatttcttggaaaacatCAAGAGGCTATATGAGTCAGAAGTCTTTTCTACAGATTTCTCTGATACCTCCGCTGCCCAGAAGACGATCAACAGCTATGTGGAGAAGGAGACCAAAGGGAAGGTTGTAGACTTAATCCAAGGCCTTGAACCTCTGACCGTCATGGTCCTGGTgaaccacattttctttaaag CCAAGTGGGAGAAGCCCTTTAATCCTGCGTACACGAGTAAAAGCTTCCCATTCCTAGTGGGCAAAGGGACCACTGTGCAGGTCCCGATGATGCACCAGGTGGAGCAATTTGCTTTTGGGGTGGATCCGGAACTGAACTGCTCTGTGCTGCAAATGGACTACAGTGGAGACATCGTGGCCTTCTTTGTCCTCCCTGGGCGGGGCAAGATGAGGCAGCTGGAACAGGTCTTGTCAGCCAGGATGCTGAGGAAGTGGAGCCACTCACTCCAGAAGAG gTGGATAGAAGTGTTCATTCCAAAAttttccatctctgcctcctatGACCTGGAAACCATCCTCCCGAACATGGGCATCCGGGATGCCTTTGACAATAATGCTGATTTTTCTGGAATCACAAGAAGACACTCCCTGCAGCTTTCAAAA GCCACCCACAAGGCGGTGCTGGACATCAGTGAGGAAGGTACCGAGGCTGCAGCAGCCACAGCCAGCAAGTTCATAGTCCGGTCGAAGGACGGCCCATCTCAATCCATCATCTGTTTTAATAGGCCGTTCCTGATGCAAATTATAAGGAGATCCACAGAGACCACTCTCTTCCTAGGGAAAGTGGAAAATCCCACTGAATTCTAG